AAAAGTCCGCAGCAATATTTTCATGAACCAAAAGTGTCTCCACAGCATTACAAACCCCAGGGCGCTGTGTTTTAGCATTAATCACAATCATTTCAGCCATCTTTAAATCCGCAGTTTCCGCTACATAAAGATGACAATTGCCCATACCAGTTTGAATTACCGGTACAGTAGCCTCTTCGACAACCGAACGAATTAACCCTGCACCACCCCGAGGAATTAAAACATCTAAATACTGATTAAGCCTCATTAATTGTACAGTAATTTCCCTACTGGTATTTTCGATTAACTGAATACAGCCGCGTGGAAAACCAACGGTTTCAACGGCTTTCGCTAAAATATGGGCAATAGCCTGATTAGAATTCTGGGCATCTGATCCCCCTTTTAAAATAACTGCATTACCCGACTTTAAACATAAACCAGCCGCATCGGCAGTAACATTGGGTCTAGCCTCATAAATTATACCGATAACCCCTAATGGAACCCGCATTTTCCCTATTTCAATTCCCTGAGCACCCTTCCAAATCCCAGATATTTGCCCAATAGGATCTTCTAAGTTCATTAAAGCACGCAAACCATTTGCCATCTCTTTGACACGCTCTACTGTTAAAGTTAAACGATCCAAAAGTGCACTTTCCATACCTTGCTTTTCGGCTAAAGCAAGATCTTGAGCATTAGCCTTTAAAATGGTTTCACTATTGTTTTCCAAAGCAGTAGCCATTTGTAAAAGTGCTTCATTTTTTTGAGTACTGGAACAGGTGGCCAAAAATACTGCCGCTTCTTTAGCTAAAGATCCTTTTTCAATTAATTCTTGTGCAAACAAACTAGACAACCTCCCTCATTAAATTTTTAAGGTTAAATTATTCCGATGAATAACCTCATCATAATCTTTATAGCCTAAAATAGTTTCAATTTGCCAACTTTGACAACCCTTAATTTGTTTAATTTCCTGTGCACTGTAATTAACTATACCGCGAGCTATTTCACCTTTTTCACCAATTACTTTTACCACACAACCCCGTTCAAAATCACCTTCAATATTTTTTATACCACTAGGCAGCAAACTTTTTCCTTTTTGCCCGAGAGCCTCAGCAGCACCCTCATCAACATATAAAATCCCTTCAATTTTAGAAGCTACGGCAATCCATGTTTTTCGCATATTCAGCCGATCTTCCCGCGGTAAAAAAAGTGTCCCTGGATTAAAGCCACTAATTACTTGCCTCATGATCCCCTCTCGGGAACCATTCAAAATTAAAAGCGGCACCCCAGAATTACCGCTAATTTTAGCCGCTTCAATTTTGGTAAGCATACCTCCACTGCCTAATTTACTTCCCGCACCACCTGCAGCCACCATAATTTCCGAAGTAATTTCCTCAACAATTTTAATTAAAATAGCTGATTTTGTCTTACGTGGATCATGAGTATAAAGACCATCAATATCAGAAAGTAAAATTAATAAATCGGCATCTACTAAACCAGCAACCAAAGCAGCTAAAGTATCATTATCCCCAAATTTAATTTCTTCAAAAGCCACAGTGTCATTTTCATTAATGATGGGGATCACATCAAAATTCAAGAGAGTAAGCAAAGTATTACGGGCATTTAAATATCTTTCTCTGTGTACAAAGTCCTCCCGAGTAAGTAATATTTGGGCCACTGTTAAATCATATTCACCAAAAAACTTTTCGTACATATGCATTAAAATACCCTGACCAATGGCGGCCAAAGCCTGTTTTTCCGGTATGTTTTTGGGACGTTTAACTAGTCCCATTTTACCCATCCCCGCTCCTACGGCCCCAGAAGTAACAATTATAATTTCCAAACCTTGATTTTTTAAATCAGCAATTTCCCTAACTAAGCGTTCCAATTGATATAAATTAAGTTTACCTGAAGAATAAGTTAAAGTACTACTACCTATTTTAATCACCAAACGCCGAGCTGTTTTTAAAAATGCTAACTGAGTCATTTATTTCACCATACCTAATTTACTTTTACTTTCATTTGATCCTGCAATTTTTCTAAATGACTAATAATCACTGTTTCACCTGCTTGTAAACCGACAATTACTTCTTGTTCACCTTCTGCAGCCAAACCAAGCTGTACCTCCCTTTTCCGAACAGTACCCTGTTCATAGACAAACACGAAACACCGTTCATCTTCTTCTTTAATAGCCATTTGAGGAATTAATAGGGCCTCGGTCTTTTCCTCTAAAGGAATCCTTATATTTACCGTAAACCCAGGTTTGAATTCCACCGCTTTTTCCCGAAAAGCAATTTTTAATTTTACTTTACTTTCAGGGCCATCCGCAGTTTCAACCATTTCAGCTCTGGGAGCAATTTGTTTAATTTCCCCGCGATAAACCTTTTCAGTTAAAGCATCACTATAAATCTCAACCAAATCACCTTTTTTTAATTTAAAAACTTGATGTTCACTAACAAAAGCAACTACTTCCAGAATATCAGTTTTACCAATACTAAACAAAAACTTACCTTGGGCAACCGGTTCACCCCGTTTAACCGCCATCTGTAAAAGAGTCCCCGGAAAAGGGCTGGTGATTACAGTTTCCGCTAGATCCTCACGAGCCGCCTGTACCGCCAAACGCCCTTTATTAACTTGACTCTCTAGTGTGTTTAAATTTATAGCTTTAATTTGATTTTCCAATTCCAAAATTTCATTTTTTATATCTTCAATTTCTGGCCAAGAAATTTCCCCAGCTTGAAATAATTCTTCGGCCCATTCTTGATTTTTACGAGCTTCATCTCTTTTATTCATTAAGTAAACTTTATCACTTACTGCTTGTAAATAATCATTTTGTAAAATAACCAAAGCATTTTCGGCTTTACCTAGCTCACGCAGTGCATTATTATTATCTAATAATAAAATGACTTCACCCAAGGTGACTTTAGCTCCTTCGGTTTTTCTAATTTCCTTTACCGCAGATGAGGTGCGTGCATAAAAATCCTGCTGTTGGGCACACTGTAAGACACCACTAGTTTTAATTTCACTCATTAATTCCCGCTTTTCAACCAAAGTAGTCTGCACTACTAATAGCTGCCTATTTATTAAGTAAAAAGAAAAAAAGGCGGCACCCACGAAAAGACAAATTAAAATAGCTATTAATTTTTTATTTAATTTTTTAATAGACAAATTCACAAATTTCCCCCACTAACTACTAACCAGTTTTTTTAAAAGATTGTTACCTTCATTATACAGTCAATGCTCCAAAAATGAAATATAAAAAAGGGGAACCTTTTAAAGTGCTTTCTAGTCTTTAATACAGCCTACAAAAAATTCTGCGGTAATTAAGTAATATTTATTTTTATTTTATGTTATAATAAAATAGTGTGTGTAAAATAATATTTAAAATGGAGGAACAATACTGTGCCTTTACAAGACTTTTCCTATTTACCTTTAGATTTTTTTATGCTGCCCGCACAAATCATCTTGGCTTTGGTGGCAGTTTACTTTTTC
This genomic stretch from Clostridia bacterium harbors:
- a CDS encoding efflux RND transporter periplasmic adaptor subunit yields the protein MNLSIKKLNKKLIAILICLFVGAAFFSFYLINRQLLVVQTTLVEKRELMSEIKTSGVLQCAQQQDFYARTSSAVKEIRKTEGAKVTLGEVILLLDNNNALRELGKAENALVILQNDYLQAVSDKVYLMNKRDEARKNQEWAEELFQAGEISWPEIEDIKNEILELENQIKAINLNTLESQVNKGRLAVQAAREDLAETVITSPFPGTLLQMAVKRGEPVAQGKFLFSIGKTDILEVVAFVSEHQVFKLKKGDLVEIYSDALTEKVYRGEIKQIAPRAEMVETADGPESKVKLKIAFREKAVEFKPGFTVNIRIPLEEKTEALLIPQMAIKEEDERCFVFVYEQGTVRKREVQLGLAAEGEQEVIVGLQAGETVIISHLEKLQDQMKVKVN
- a CDS encoding glutamate-5-semialdehyde dehydrogenase: MFAQELIEKGSLAKEAAVFLATCSSTQKNEALLQMATALENNSETILKANAQDLALAEKQGMESALLDRLTLTVERVKEMANGLRALMNLEDPIGQISGIWKGAQGIEIGKMRVPLGVIGIIYEARPNVTADAAGLCLKSGNAVILKGGSDAQNSNQAIAHILAKAVETVGFPRGCIQLIENTSREITVQLMRLNQYLDVLIPRGGAGLIRSVVEEATVPVIQTGMGNCHLYVAETADLKMAEMIVINAKTQRPGVCNAVETLLVHENIAADFLPSLAAKLLELGVELRGDEQTCALVSQAKPASELDYQTEFLALVLAIKVVNNLTEVLEHIRNYGTQHSEAIVTESYQEARTFLQTVDAAAVYVNASPRFTDGYQFGYGAEIGISTQKLHARGPMGLKELTTTKHIIFGSGQIRE
- the proB gene encoding glutamate 5-kinase, whose product is MTQLAFLKTARRLVIKIGSSTLTYSSGKLNLYQLERLVREIADLKNQGLEIIIVTSGAVGAGMGKMGLVKRPKNIPEKQALAAIGQGILMHMYEKFFGEYDLTVAQILLTREDFVHRERYLNARNTLLTLLNFDVIPIINENDTVAFEEIKFGDNDTLAALVAGLVDADLLILLSDIDGLYTHDPRKTKSAILIKIVEEITSEIMVAAGGAGSKLGSGGMLTKIEAAKISGNSGVPLLILNGSREGIMRQVISGFNPGTLFLPREDRLNMRKTWIAVASKIEGILYVDEGAAEALGQKGKSLLPSGIKNIEGDFERGCVVKVIGEKGEIARGIVNYSAQEIKQIKGCQSWQIETILGYKDYDEVIHRNNLTLKI